From one Thermogemmata fonticola genomic stretch:
- a CDS encoding PVC-type heme-binding CxxCH protein: MTMYRFRIVWISSFIVAGILSPGAVWAQANAQVPDPDPELERRTFVLPPGLEVQLFAADPMLAKPIQMNFDPQGRLWVATSETYPQLRPGEAANDKIIILEDTNGDGRADKTTVFADKLLIPTGVLPGDGGAYVANSTELVHLSASKPGGKADRVRVLLSGFGTEDTHHILHTFRWGPDGSLFFHQSIYIHSHVETPYGVQRLNAGGAWRFRPPTGELEVFLRGFINPWGHAFDRYGQSFLTDGANGEGITHGIPGAYYPTAQGPHAQRILHGLNPGSPKHCGLEIISGRHFPDDWQGDLITCDFRGHRVCRFKVSDNGSTFASREMPEVIKSSHPAFRPVDVKMGPDGALYIADWYNPIIQHGEVDFRDPRRDKTHGRIWRVTVANRPLVPRPELVSASNAALLQRLSDPEQWTRDQARRVLFERGAEAVLPALSEHVRRLDPKAPEYPQQLLECLWLYQGLGAFRTSPSANAQGRWTEAERRLAEQTLLRALSSPLPAIRAAAVRIAGESTAPLAEQLQRLRRAVTDESPRVRLEAIRALSRLADPQAVEIALLALDQPMDPVLDYALWLTVRELAPSWLPAFQAGRLTFAGRTAHLSFALQAVGSREVLTPLRQLLRRESLDPRQADELLLLLIGIGEAEDVQRALEVAAGLISTPPGQRSSGESWERAARLMRQVEESVLSRKIPAPAEAARLLQALLPLGEEEPAVYRLVGHWRVQALRSTLRAWAMAAVEPAHRPSLPSSAPERPPSPATLPAVFTALAAFADPQAKQDLERIAEHGSSPAIRIHAVIALSQLDLQAAAQRAIPLCQLTSPPPELIGGFTAFLQRRSGPAALLQALKGAKISPEAARLGLQAIRNSGQDLPSLREALRRAGGLDQPRPAPTPEQIQALAAAASRQGNPAQGERIFRLKELQCFSCHAIAGAGGKVGPDLSSIGASAPVDYLVESLLIPNKAVKEGYHAQRIVTADEKVYLGIPVRQAEGRLFLRTPEDKILSLPLADILERTPAPSLMPEGLVDSLSQQELLDLVAFLAQLGKVGTPYAPSIEPVIRTWEVLEATPANLQQLRRERVAIAALPQSRLSWTTLYTLVQGDLPLQEVPTFTVWNKSAPQSVVRTHLLITSPGHLHLRCNDTTGLTLFVQGQPIALQSVTDLKLAQGPVTLAFVIDRSQRKTPLRITLHTPPNSPAQWSLPPER, from the coding sequence ATGACAATGTACCGATTTCGCATCGTTTGGATCAGCAGCTTCATCGTCGCAGGTATTCTGTCGCCAGGAGCAGTCTGGGCCCAAGCCAACGCCCAGGTACCGGACCCTGACCCGGAGCTGGAGCGCCGGACCTTCGTCCTCCCGCCGGGACTGGAAGTCCAGCTTTTTGCCGCGGACCCGATGCTGGCCAAGCCCATCCAGATGAACTTCGATCCACAAGGCCGGCTGTGGGTAGCCACCAGCGAAACCTATCCACAACTCCGACCGGGTGAAGCCGCCAACGACAAAATCATCATTTTGGAAGACACCAACGGCGATGGCCGGGCTGACAAAACGACCGTTTTTGCCGACAAATTGCTGATCCCTACGGGGGTTCTGCCAGGCGACGGCGGGGCCTATGTCGCTAACAGCACCGAGTTGGTCCATCTTTCCGCGTCAAAGCCGGGGGGAAAAGCGGATCGCGTCCGCGTCCTGCTGTCAGGCTTTGGTACGGAGGACACCCACCATATTCTGCACACCTTCCGCTGGGGACCGGACGGCAGTCTCTTTTTCCACCAATCGATTTACATCCACTCGCACGTGGAGACGCCCTACGGCGTCCAGCGTCTCAATGCTGGCGGTGCTTGGCGCTTCCGCCCCCCTACGGGTGAATTGGAAGTCTTTCTGCGCGGCTTCATCAACCCTTGGGGCCATGCATTCGACCGTTACGGCCAATCGTTCCTTACGGACGGTGCCAACGGGGAAGGGATCACCCACGGCATCCCCGGCGCCTATTATCCCACCGCCCAAGGCCCCCATGCCCAGCGTATCTTGCATGGCCTCAATCCGGGCAGTCCAAAACATTGCGGCTTGGAGATCATCAGCGGCCGGCACTTCCCGGACGACTGGCAGGGCGACCTCATTACCTGCGACTTCCGCGGCCACCGGGTCTGCCGGTTCAAAGTTTCTGACAATGGCTCGACTTTTGCCAGCCGTGAGATGCCGGAAGTGATCAAAAGCAGCCATCCCGCCTTTCGGCCTGTGGATGTCAAAATGGGACCGGATGGCGCCCTCTACATTGCCGACTGGTATAACCCGATCATCCAACATGGCGAGGTGGATTTCCGCGATCCGCGCCGGGACAAAACCCACGGTCGCATCTGGCGTGTCACGGTGGCCAACCGGCCCTTAGTCCCCCGGCCCGAACTGGTCTCCGCCTCAAACGCGGCCCTGTTGCAACGGCTATCCGACCCGGAACAGTGGACGCGCGACCAAGCCCGCCGTGTTCTTTTCGAGCGCGGCGCGGAAGCCGTTCTACCTGCTCTGAGCGAACACGTCCGCCGCCTCGACCCCAAAGCCCCTGAGTACCCCCAGCAACTTCTGGAATGTCTGTGGCTTTATCAGGGACTCGGGGCGTTCCGCACCTCCCCTTCCGCGAACGCTCAAGGCAGATGGACGGAGGCGGAGCGCCGCCTGGCCGAGCAAACGTTGTTGCGAGCCTTGTCTTCCCCGCTGCCCGCAATCCGAGCCGCTGCGGTGCGAATCGCAGGGGAGAGCACCGCACCGCTGGCCGAGCAGTTACAACGGCTCCGTCGTGCTGTGACGGATGAGTCCCCCCGCGTCCGTCTGGAAGCGATCCGCGCCTTGTCTCGCCTAGCCGATCCCCAGGCTGTGGAAATTGCCCTGCTCGCGCTGGACCAGCCGATGGACCCCGTGCTTGATTACGCCCTCTGGCTGACCGTCCGCGAATTGGCTCCTTCCTGGCTCCCCGCCTTCCAAGCCGGACGCTTGACCTTCGCCGGCCGAACCGCCCACCTGAGTTTTGCCCTGCAAGCTGTCGGAAGCCGAGAAGTCCTTACCCCCTTGCGGCAACTGCTCCGCCGCGAGTCTCTCGATCCGCGCCAAGCGGATGAACTCCTGCTGCTCCTGATCGGTATCGGAGAAGCAGAGGATGTGCAGCGGGCATTGGAGGTCGCCGCCGGGCTGATTTCGACTCCGCCGGGCCAAAGGTCATCCGGGGAATCCTGGGAGCGGGCCGCCCGCCTCATGCGCCAAGTGGAGGAAAGCGTGCTCTCCCGCAAAATTCCGGCTCCCGCGGAGGCCGCGCGGTTGCTCCAAGCTCTGTTACCCCTGGGTGAAGAGGAACCTGCGGTGTACCGCCTCGTGGGGCACTGGCGGGTCCAGGCTCTGCGTTCCACTTTGCGCGCCTGGGCTATGGCGGCCGTGGAACCGGCCCACCGACCCTCCCTCCCCAGTTCTGCCCCTGAGAGGCCGCCTTCCCCAGCAACCCTGCCCGCCGTTTTCACGGCCCTCGCCGCCTTCGCCGATCCGCAAGCCAAGCAGGACTTGGAACGGATCGCCGAGCACGGTTCATCCCCCGCCATCCGCATCCACGCTGTCATCGCCTTGTCGCAATTGGACCTCCAAGCCGCCGCCCAACGGGCAATTCCCCTTTGCCAACTTACCTCTCCGCCGCCGGAACTAATCGGAGGCTTTACTGCCTTTCTCCAGCGCCGCAGCGGTCCCGCCGCTTTGCTCCAAGCGTTGAAAGGAGCGAAAATTTCCCCCGAGGCCGCCCGTCTCGGCCTGCAAGCTATCCGGAACTCCGGCCAAGACTTGCCTTCCCTGCGCGAAGCGTTGCGGCGTGCGGGAGGGCTGGATCAGCCCCGCCCTGCTCCAACCCCCGAACAAATCCAAGCTCTTGCCGCTGCTGCAAGCCGGCAGGGAAACCCCGCCCAAGGCGAGCGTATCTTCCGACTCAAGGAGTTACAGTGCTTCTCCTGCCATGCGATTGCTGGCGCCGGAGGAAAGGTAGGCCCCGATCTGTCCAGTATCGGAGCCAGCGCCCCTGTCGATTATCTGGTCGAATCTTTGCTGATTCCCAACAAAGCGGTCAAGGAAGGGTATCACGCCCAACGGATCGTGACAGCCGATGAAAAGGTCTATTTGGGCATCCCCGTCCGCCAGGCAGAAGGGCGGCTTTTCCTGCGGACCCCAGAAGACAAAATCCTCTCCCTACCTCTGGCGGACATCCTCGAACGGACGCCCGCTCCTTCCCTCATGCCGGAAGGACTCGTGGACTCCCTCAGCCAACAGGAATTGCTCGATCTAGTCGCGTTTCTGGCCCAGTTAGGCAAGGTCGGCACACCCTATGCCCCCTCGATCGAACCGGTCATCCGAACGTGGGAAGTGCTAGAAGCCACACCTGCGAATTTGCAGCAATTGCGGCGCGAACGGGTCGCCATCGCCGCACTACCCCAGTCCCGCTTGAGCTGGACCACGCTCTATACCTTGGTTCAAGGAGATTTGCCTCTGCAAGAAGTGCCCACATTCACCGTCTGGAACAAGAGCGCCCCGCAAAGTGTCGTCCGCACCCACCTGTTGATCACCAGCCCCGGGCACCTCCATCTCCGCTGCAACGACACCACCGGCCTGACCTTGTTCGTCCAGGGTCAACCGATCGCTCTGCAAAGTGTCACGGATTTGAAGCTCGCGCAGGGACCAGTCACCTTAGCCTTCGTGATCGACCGCTCCCAGCGGAAAACTCCCCTGCGCATCACTTTGCATACTCCCCCAAACTCCCCGGCTCAATGGAGCCTACCCCCAGAACGTTGA
- a CDS encoding serine/threonine-protein kinase, whose product MDSSERDELLAQLLEQLHAAARVGQTADVQALARRHPELASELEQLWAVAQVANCYSRLSTPPLDPPVSRPYPPSSLSSTPQVPPPNTQLWQDKASLAEIFPSDAESETQETFPRSFGDYELLRVLGRGGMGVVYLARQKSLSRLVALKMLTDEGSSSVTEQSRFQMEAEAVARLQHPHIVTLYEVGLVGRRAYLCMEYLEGITLAEWLRRYGPAPPHAAARLLATVARAVQHAHDQNVLHRDLKPSNILLATPPAPSPEVSFDPRELDHWHPKITDFGLAKRIDADESLTRTGMVLGTPSYMAPEQAAGRKELTAAADVYSLGAILYELLTGRPPFQASHPVDTLLLVLEQEPVPPRDLNPTVDRELELICLKCLQKPPELRYPTAAALAADLEAYLSGAPLHAAPSGLRYFLARFFRETHHVEVLENWGRLWMWHSLMILLLCLVTQLMAWSGWHHHVWYLGWWSVGLVTWATVLWQLRKAAGPVLFVERQIAHAWAAGVCASIAMFVIEWVGGWPPLTLSPAVAVAAGMILIMKAGILSGRFYLWAALNFAAAIAMTLLPQVSVLLFGFVSALSFFLPGWKYYRLRKARHPESLPP is encoded by the coding sequence ATGGATAGCTCCGAGCGCGATGAACTATTGGCCCAGTTGCTCGAACAGCTCCACGCAGCGGCGCGGGTAGGTCAAACTGCGGATGTCCAGGCTTTGGCTCGCCGGCACCCGGAGCTAGCAAGCGAATTGGAGCAACTCTGGGCCGTCGCTCAAGTGGCGAACTGCTACTCGCGTCTCTCCACCCCTCCGCTGGACCCGCCAGTCTCCCGACCATACCCGCCCTCTTCTCTCTCCTCCACCCCGCAGGTACCACCCCCAAATACACAATTGTGGCAGGACAAGGCCAGTCTCGCGGAGATATTTCCGTCCGACGCAGAGTCAGAGACGCAGGAAACGTTTCCTCGTTCCTTTGGGGATTATGAACTGCTCCGAGTTCTGGGGCGGGGCGGGATGGGCGTGGTCTATCTGGCCCGGCAGAAGAGCCTATCCCGGCTTGTCGCTCTGAAGATGCTGACCGATGAAGGCAGCTCCAGCGTCACGGAACAATCCCGCTTCCAGATGGAAGCCGAGGCGGTGGCCCGCCTGCAACACCCCCACATTGTGACCCTGTACGAAGTGGGTCTCGTGGGAAGGCGAGCCTATCTATGCATGGAATATCTGGAAGGGATAACCTTAGCGGAATGGCTCCGCCGTTATGGCCCGGCTCCGCCCCATGCAGCCGCTCGCTTGTTGGCCACCGTAGCACGCGCTGTGCAACATGCCCATGACCAAAACGTCCTGCACCGGGATTTGAAACCCTCGAACATTTTGCTCGCCACTCCTCCCGCTCCTTCTCCGGAAGTGTCCTTCGATCCGCGGGAACTGGATCACTGGCACCCCAAGATCACCGATTTCGGGCTAGCCAAACGGATCGACGCCGATGAATCCCTGACACGGACCGGCATGGTACTGGGCACACCGTCGTACATGGCCCCGGAACAAGCGGCGGGGCGTAAGGAACTGACCGCCGCCGCGGATGTTTACTCCCTCGGCGCCATCCTCTACGAACTGCTCACCGGGCGGCCGCCCTTCCAGGCTTCCCATCCGGTAGACACTTTGCTGCTGGTGCTGGAACAGGAGCCGGTCCCTCCGCGTGACCTCAATCCGACCGTCGATCGAGAACTGGAGCTGATTTGTTTGAAGTGCCTTCAGAAGCCGCCGGAGTTACGCTATCCCACTGCCGCCGCTTTGGCTGCCGACCTGGAAGCCTATCTCAGCGGCGCCCCTCTCCACGCTGCCCCCAGCGGCCTGCGTTACTTCCTGGCACGCTTTTTCCGCGAAACCCATCATGTCGAAGTGCTGGAAAACTGGGGTCGGCTCTGGATGTGGCACAGCCTCATGATCCTGCTGCTGTGCCTGGTGACGCAACTGATGGCCTGGAGCGGCTGGCACCACCACGTGTGGTATCTGGGATGGTGGTCGGTGGGCTTGGTGACCTGGGCCACCGTCTTGTGGCAATTGCGCAAGGCGGCCGGACCAGTCCTGTTTGTCGAGCGGCAGATTGCCCACGCTTGGGCGGCCGGCGTCTGTGCCAGCATCGCCATGTTTGTCATCGAATGGGTCGGCGGCTGGCCGCCCCTCACTCTCTCTCCAGCAGTCGCCGTCGCCGCGGGTATGATTCTGATTATGAAAGCCGGTATTCTCTCGGGCCGCTTCTACCTCTGGGCCGCCCTCAATTTCGCCGCCGCCATCGCTATGACCCTCCTTCCCCAGGTCAGCGTTCTTCTCTTTGGCTTTGTCTCCGCCCTTTCGTTTTTCCTCCCCGGCTGGAAATACTACCGCCTCCGCAAAGCCCGCCACCCGGAATCCCTACCCCCTTGA